In Terriglobales bacterium, the following proteins share a genomic window:
- the asnB gene encoding asparagine synthase (glutamine-hydrolyzing) has product MCGIVGALSFKNSAFRVSEQYLERMRDVMSHRGPDGAGLYISPDRQMGLGHRRLSIIDLSNTAAQPMCNEDRSLWVIFNGEIYNHAEIRRELESIGGHSWKTDHSDTEVILHAFEQWGIDCIHRFRGMFAIALWDERKRQLWLIRDRIGIKPLCYSVHHGRITFASEIKALLQDPDQQRSVDEEAFYHYLSFLTTPAPQTLFSGIRKLPSGSWLRIDQNGTMEERRYWDVLDHTEPLTNVSEEEIAERLLAELRTAVQLRKISDVPVGVFLSGGIDSSTNVALFSEGEGGPVRTFSIGYDGEYDSYQNELHFARKMADTAHTEHYERVLTQDDLLDFLPLMVHLQDEPIADPVCVPVYYVSKLAREHGVIVCQVGEGSDELFWGYPRWKSFLKLQQYNDWPVPRAFKKAALLAAAVSGRKDTYAYELLRRGATGTPIFWGGAEAFTESRKQQLLSPRLRKNLSGLTSWEPLRPLRARFEEKAWEPSHLNWMSYMDLNLRLPELLLMRVDKMSMGVSLEGRVPFLDHKFVELAMSIPEAVKTRNGELKHILKKAVRGVIPDELIDRKKQGFGVPVYEWFEDKLGNYMRRELADFCKHTDFLDPQAVRRILDTNHGGPHAWYLLNFALWWKQYIEEVPTGIAPQFPQTAVLPR; this is encoded by the coding sequence ATGTGCGGAATCGTAGGAGCACTGTCGTTTAAAAATAGTGCGTTCCGGGTTTCGGAGCAGTACCTGGAGCGCATGCGCGACGTCATGTCGCACCGCGGGCCAGACGGTGCCGGATTGTATATTTCCCCCGATCGCCAGATGGGCCTCGGTCATCGTCGTCTGTCAATTATTGACCTTTCCAATACTGCCGCGCAGCCCATGTGCAACGAAGACCGCTCTTTGTGGGTGATCTTCAACGGCGAAATCTACAACCACGCCGAGATTCGCCGAGAACTGGAAAGCATCGGAGGTCATTCCTGGAAGACGGACCACTCCGATACCGAAGTCATTCTGCACGCCTTCGAACAGTGGGGAATAGATTGCATTCATCGCTTCCGCGGCATGTTCGCAATCGCGCTCTGGGATGAACGCAAACGGCAGCTCTGGCTCATCCGCGACCGCATAGGAATCAAGCCCCTTTGCTACAGCGTCCATCACGGCCGCATCACCTTCGCCTCGGAAATCAAAGCCTTGTTGCAGGACCCTGACCAGCAGCGGTCCGTGGACGAAGAAGCGTTCTACCACTACCTCTCTTTTCTAACTACCCCGGCCCCCCAGACTCTGTTTAGCGGAATTCGCAAGCTGCCCAGCGGCAGTTGGTTACGGATTGACCAGAACGGCACGATGGAAGAACGTCGTTACTGGGACGTGTTGGACCACACAGAACCTCTGACCAATGTGTCAGAGGAAGAGATTGCCGAGCGTCTGCTGGCAGAGTTGCGCACCGCCGTTCAGCTGCGCAAAATCAGCGACGTTCCAGTGGGAGTTTTTCTCTCTGGCGGAATCGACTCCAGCACTAACGTGGCTCTTTTCTCTGAGGGTGAGGGCGGTCCGGTTAGGACCTTCTCCATCGGCTACGACGGAGAATATGACAGCTATCAGAACGAACTGCACTTTGCCCGCAAGATGGCTGATACGGCTCACACCGAACACTATGAGCGCGTACTCACTCAGGATGACTTGCTGGATTTCCTTCCTTTGATGGTTCATCTGCAGGATGAGCCGATTGCTGATCCGGTGTGCGTCCCGGTTTACTACGTTTCCAAACTTGCCCGCGAGCATGGAGTTATCGTCTGCCAAGTTGGCGAAGGTTCGGATGAGCTGTTCTGGGGCTACCCGCGTTGGAAGAGTTTTCTCAAGCTCCAGCAATATAATGACTGGCCCGTACCGCGCGCATTCAAAAAGGCAGCCCTGCTCGCCGCTGCCGTTTCCGGTCGTAAAGACACTTATGCGTACGAATTGCTCCGTCGCGGCGCAACCGGCACGCCGATATTCTGGGGTGGCGCCGAGGCCTTTACTGAGAGTCGCAAGCAACAGCTACTCTCGCCGAGGCTGCGCAAAAACCTCTCCGGCCTAACCTCATGGGAGCCCTTGCGGCCACTCAGAGCCCGGTTTGAAGAGAAAGCCTGGGAGCCCTCTCATCTGAACTGGATGAGTTACATGGACCTGAACCTCCGCCTCCCTGAACTCCTCTTGATGCGCGTGGACAAGATGAGTATGGGCGTGAGCCTGGAAGGCCGAGTTCCTTTCCTGGATCATAAGTTTGTTGAGCTGGCGATGAGCATTCCCGAAGCAGTGAAGACTCGCAACGGCGAACTAAAGCACATTCTTAAGAAAGCTGTGCGCGGGGTGATCCCCGACGAATTGATCGATCGTAAGAAGCAGGGCTTTGGAGTCCCTGTCTACGAATGGTTCGAAGACAAACTGGGCAACTACATGCGTCGCGAACTCGCCGATTTTTGCAAGCACACGGATTTTCTGGATCCTCAGGCAGTGCGCCGGATCTTAGACACTAATCACGGTGGTCCGCACGCCTGGTACCTGCTGAATTTCGCCTTGTGGTGGAAGCAGTACATTGAGGAAGTTCCTACCGGAATTGCCCCGCAGTTTCCCCAGACAGCCGTATTGCCTCGCTAA
- a CDS encoding acyltransferase: protein MSNAKYFKHPQALVESVEIGEGTRIWAFAHVLEGARVGKECNLCDHVFVESNVEVGDHVTIKNGVALWDGVVLENGVFVGPNAVFTNDKNPRATVRKGREEFLPTRVREGASIGANATIVCGNTIGRHAFVAAGAVVTRDVEDYAMVVGVPARKVGYMCECGEILRTRLACGCGRKFIRKNGQLLAAPTNGHQVGRSKRTATTRSAD, encoded by the coding sequence ATGTCCAACGCAAAATATTTCAAACACCCGCAAGCCCTGGTCGAGTCCGTGGAGATCGGGGAAGGCACGCGCATTTGGGCCTTCGCCCATGTGCTGGAAGGGGCGCGTGTCGGCAAGGAATGCAACCTTTGCGACCACGTCTTCGTTGAATCCAATGTTGAAGTGGGCGATCACGTCACCATAAAGAATGGGGTTGCGCTGTGGGATGGGGTCGTGCTGGAGAACGGAGTATTTGTCGGCCCGAATGCAGTTTTCACTAACGATAAGAACCCGCGCGCCACCGTCCGCAAGGGTAGGGAAGAATTCTTGCCCACGCGAGTGCGCGAAGGTGCTTCGATCGGGGCCAACGCGACCATTGTTTGTGGCAATACGATTGGACGTCACGCATTCGTCGCGGCGGGGGCGGTTGTCACTCGCGACGTGGAAGACTACGCCATGGTTGTGGGCGTGCCGGCTCGTAAGGTTGGATACATGTGCGAATGCGGGGAGATACTGCGGACTCGCCTGGCTTGCGGGTGCGGCAGAAAGTTCATCCGCAAAAATGGCCAGTTGCTCGCGGCTCCAACGAATGGGCATCAGGTGGGCCGAAGCAAGAGAACTGCGACCACAAGGAGTGCGGACTAA
- a CDS encoding sugar transferase gives MIYTAERDHQRALRVSDLLAFMVSVVLCLRLGVLPLPSGPAFLHTWSGAALLISFLVLWSGTLTLARAYEFSLARPSQLYKVVRAGMLFTLIAWPILAIHETTLSKALVVAFVPITVTVALIFRRVITPLVLRLAGSMPHLRVLIVGQGNAASRLEQSFAARNGYRLYRFELQPADAGCCSGVDISQFITHLDNCDPHEVVVAMDGRSTEHLAAMREVCQQRQLPWQFVPHLENLDDIGVCTQVVGDLPLVGMKPSAFSGFNLFIKHCMDFLLGCILLMCAAPAMLVIWLAIRLDSKGGAILVQRRVGYKGKVFNFYKFRTMYVDAKDTSHRDYVQKWMQDQSYATAESRPKVFKITDDKRITRVGRVLRRYSLDELPQIFNVLKLEMSLVGPRPAMPYEVERYQDWHKERFGAPPGLTGAWQVAGRNRLSFNEMVKLDIQYIRNWSPVEDFRLLARTIPAVLRGTGY, from the coding sequence ATGATCTACACAGCCGAGCGCGATCATCAGAGGGCTTTACGAGTCAGCGACCTGTTGGCTTTTATGGTTTCAGTTGTGCTGTGCTTGAGGCTAGGGGTGTTGCCGTTACCCTCAGGCCCAGCATTTTTGCACACGTGGTCGGGCGCGGCATTGCTCATCAGCTTTCTCGTGCTGTGGTCGGGCACTCTGACTTTGGCGCGAGCTTATGAATTTTCCCTGGCACGGCCTTCACAGCTATACAAGGTGGTTCGCGCCGGCATGCTGTTCACACTGATAGCCTGGCCGATTTTGGCGATTCACGAGACGACCCTGTCCAAGGCGCTAGTTGTAGCTTTCGTTCCCATTACCGTAACAGTGGCGCTGATCTTCCGTCGCGTCATCACGCCCTTAGTTCTGCGCTTGGCTGGTTCCATGCCTCATCTTCGAGTGTTGATTGTTGGGCAGGGGAATGCAGCGTCTCGCCTGGAGCAGAGTTTTGCGGCGCGCAACGGTTACCGGCTGTATCGTTTCGAACTCCAGCCAGCCGATGCCGGATGTTGCAGCGGTGTAGACATCTCTCAATTCATCACCCATTTGGATAACTGTGATCCTCACGAGGTGGTTGTGGCCATGGATGGCAGATCAACGGAACACCTCGCCGCCATGCGTGAAGTTTGCCAACAAAGACAGCTGCCTTGGCAGTTCGTGCCTCATTTGGAGAACCTCGATGACATCGGTGTGTGCACTCAAGTCGTCGGCGACCTGCCACTGGTCGGAATGAAGCCGTCCGCGTTCTCAGGTTTCAATCTCTTTATCAAGCATTGTATGGATTTTCTACTGGGCTGCATTCTGCTCATGTGTGCTGCTCCAGCAATGCTGGTCATCTGGCTCGCGATTCGGTTGGATTCCAAGGGCGGGGCGATCCTGGTGCAGCGGCGGGTTGGCTATAAAGGAAAAGTATTTAACTTTTACAAGTTTCGGACCATGTACGTTGACGCGAAGGACACTAGCCATCGTGACTACGTCCAAAAATGGATGCAGGACCAGTCCTACGCTACCGCAGAGTCACGACCCAAAGTCTTTAAGATCACGGACGACAAACGCATTACGCGCGTGGGACGCGTTCTGCGACGTTACAGTTTGGACGAACTACCACAGATTTTTAATGTGCTCAAACTTGAGATGAGCCTGGTTGGCCCGCGCCCGGCGATGCCCTACGAAGTGGAACGCTATCAGGATTGGCACAAGGAGCGATTCGGAGCGCCCCCGGGCCTTACTGGAGCTTGGCAAGTTGCCGGTCGCAATCGGCTGTCATTCAACGAGATGGTAAAACTTGATATTCAGTACATACGCAATTGGTCGCCAGTCGAGGATTTCCGCTTGCTCGCGCGTACCATTCCAGCGGTGCTGCGCGGTACCGGCTACTAG
- a CDS encoding DegT/DnrJ/EryC1/StrS family aminotransferase, with protein MATSRATHQIEPRTYESIPFVDLRRQYQSIKPEIDEVVGEVIERGAFVGDPYVGVFEESFAGYVGAKHCIGVSSGTSALELTLRALGVGQGDEVILPANTFIATAEAVIFAGARPVFADIDPISFNLNPNEIPKYITSRTRAVIAVDLYGQPAELTEIASIAREHNLHLVEDACQAHGATLDGRKIGGLGHPTCFSFYPAKNLGAYGEGGAVTTNDDKLMDKIRLLREHGSRTKYVHEIVGHNHRLAALQAAVLSVKLRYLDAWVERRREIAQLYGAALKDTPQLTLPLELPGRGHAYHLYVVRISNRERVRTMLSDMGIGCGIHYPVPLHLQPALAYLGYHAGDFEQTESCASTILSLPMFPELEDEEVSYVAEKLQEVCLETQ; from the coding sequence TTGGCAACCTCCAGAGCTACTCATCAGATAGAGCCTCGCACATACGAAAGTATTCCTTTTGTAGACTTGCGCCGCCAGTACCAGTCAATCAAGCCAGAAATTGACGAAGTTGTCGGTGAGGTAATTGAGCGCGGCGCCTTCGTGGGCGACCCCTACGTGGGTGTATTCGAAGAGAGCTTTGCTGGCTACGTTGGAGCAAAGCACTGCATTGGGGTGAGCTCGGGCACCTCTGCATTGGAACTCACCTTGCGGGCTTTAGGAGTGGGCCAGGGGGATGAGGTCATTCTGCCGGCAAACACATTTATTGCTACCGCGGAAGCCGTTATCTTCGCGGGCGCGCGGCCGGTATTTGCCGACATTGACCCAATTTCGTTCAATCTCAATCCCAACGAAATTCCGAAATACATCACCAGTCGCACGCGTGCGGTGATCGCTGTAGATCTCTACGGCCAACCCGCAGAGTTGACGGAGATTGCCTCCATTGCGCGCGAGCATAACCTTCACCTTGTCGAAGATGCCTGTCAGGCGCATGGGGCTACGCTCGACGGGCGCAAGATCGGTGGCCTGGGCCATCCCACCTGCTTCAGCTTCTATCCCGCTAAGAACCTCGGGGCTTATGGAGAGGGTGGGGCGGTCACCACAAATGATGACAAGTTGATGGATAAGATTCGCCTGCTGCGTGAGCATGGCAGCCGCACCAAATATGTCCATGAAATTGTTGGTCACAACCATCGTCTGGCAGCTCTGCAGGCGGCTGTCCTGAGCGTGAAACTCCGCTATCTCGATGCTTGGGTCGAGCGCCGTCGCGAGATTGCTCAACTCTATGGGGCAGCTCTGAAGGACACGCCTCAGTTGACCTTACCTCTCGAGCTGCCGGGCCGCGGACATGCATATCACCTCTACGTTGTCCGTATCTCCAACCGCGAGCGGGTGCGCACGATGCTGAGCGACATGGGTATCGGTTGCGGGATTCATTACCCAGTGCCTCTCCACCTTCAACCGGCGCTGGCATATCTTGGATACCACGCGGGTGATTTTGAACAAACCGAGAGCTGCGCATCAACCATCCTTTCTTTGCCGATGTTCCCGGAACTCGAAGATGAGGAAGTGAGCTACGTGGCAGAGAAGCTGCAGGAAGTGTGTTTGGAAACCCAATGA